In one Vicia villosa cultivar HV-30 ecotype Madison, WI unplaced genomic scaffold, Vvil1.0 ctg.001961F_1_1, whole genome shotgun sequence genomic region, the following are encoded:
- the LOC131637265 gene encoding ribonuclease 3-like protein 2 has translation MKMEASICAVEKIIGYTFHNKNLLEQALTHTSYPEAISYERLEFVGDAVLGLAFSNHLFLAYTSVDPGQLSLLRAANVSTEKLARAAVRNGLHHYVRHNTLSIVDMINEFAEAVDSEDDCVVVKYGGSVKAPKILADIIESIAAAVYVDVDFDLKRLWVIIRGLLEPIVTLQDLDQKPQPVTMLYEICQKNGKKVEIEQHRNGAKSTASVFVDGELVASTSSDQKDIARLEAAKAALDKLESLFPATSMMPDCCGDIDDTFVIEAAKQKLYAVCGKKKWPKPVYSIEKDEGTPQDKIFVCAVQITTPSAILKMSGDEKSRVKDAENSAASLMIRALQQHKYV, from the exons ATGAAGATGGAAGCTTCAATTTGTGCAGTGGAGAAAATAATCGGTTACACTTTTCATAACAAGAACCTTCTAGAACAAGCCCTTACCCATACTTCTTACCCTGAAGCTATTTCTTACGAGCGTCTTGAATTCGTCGGCGACGCCGTTTTAGGCCTCGCCTTCAGCAACCATCTCTTCCTCGCTTATACCTCCGTTGATCCCGGTCAACTCTCCCTCCTCCGTGCCGCTAATGTTAGCACCGAGAAACTCGCACGCGCCGCCGTTCGTAATGGTCTACACCATTATGTACGTCACAACACGCTTTCCATTGTTGATATGATTAACGAGTTTGCTGAAGCGGTTGATTCTGAGGATGATTGTGTTGTTGTTAAGTATGGTGGATCGGTGAAAGCTCCAAAGATTCTTGCTGATATTATCGAGTCTATCGCTGCTGCTGTTTATGTTGACGTTGATTTCGACCTAAAACGATTATGGGTG ATAATAAGAGGTCTTTTGGAGCCGATAGTTACACTGCAAGATTTGGACCAAAAACCGCAACCGGTGACAATGCTTTACGAGATCTGCCAAAAGAATGGTAAAAAAGTTGAAATAGAGCAACACAGAAATGGTGCCAAAAGCACTGCTAGTGTATTTGTTGACGGAGAGTTGGTTGCATCCACTTCCTCGGACCAGAAGGACATTGCAAGGCTTGAGGCTGCCAAGGCTGCCTTGGATAAACTAGAAAGCTTATTTCCTGCAACTTCCATGATGCCGGACTGTTGTGGCGATATTGATGACACCTTTGTAATTGAAGCCGCCAAGCAGAAATTATACGCAGTTTGTGGGAAGAAAAAGTGGCCCAAACCAGTATACAG CATTGAGAAAGACGAAGGTACTCCGCAGGATAAGATATTTGTTTGTGCTGTTCAGATAACTACTCCGTCTGCTATACTCAAAATGTCTGGAGACGAAAAATCTCGAGTGAAGGATGCAGAAAACTCTGCAGCTTCCTTGATGATTCGGGCCTTACAACAACACAAGTATGTGTGA